A genomic window from uncultured Fibrobacter sp. includes:
- the folP gene encoding dihydropteroate synthase, giving the protein MLFPVLDKSRAIAWQIGNEVLPCRPSPLIMGIVNVTPDSFFDGGKHNTPDAAYEHAVSLLQQGADILDIGGESSRPGSEPVSEQEELDRVCPVVEALAQLSNISEDLDNPGNRKFYISVDTVKAKVARECMRLGAHIINDISACTMDPDMPAAVADTGASVVLNHMRGSFGKMQQDFKPYNNVVQEVREELLVQAEKLMALGVKKEKICLDPGIGFGKTVQDNIDLMKSVENFLDDGYPVLVGTSRKSYIGKMSGLEKSDRLIPTVTAGIVAALGGASIIRVHDVLEAKESMLYLEALQSDGSI; this is encoded by the coding sequence ATGCTATTTCCTGTTCTTGACAAGTCACGCGCCATTGCTTGGCAGATTGGAAACGAAGTGCTCCCCTGCCGCCCGTCCCCGCTTATCATGGGGATTGTCAACGTCACGCCCGACAGCTTTTTTGACGGAGGCAAGCACAACACGCCGGACGCCGCTTACGAGCATGCGGTTTCCCTTTTGCAGCAAGGCGCAGACATTCTCGACATCGGCGGCGAGAGCAGCCGCCCGGGAAGCGAGCCTGTCAGCGAACAGGAAGAACTGGACCGCGTCTGCCCCGTCGTCGAGGCACTCGCACAGCTTTCGAACATTTCCGAAGACCTGGACAATCCGGGGAACCGCAAGTTCTACATTTCCGTCGACACGGTGAAAGCCAAGGTCGCCCGCGAATGCATGCGGCTCGGCGCGCATATCATCAACGACATCAGCGCCTGCACCATGGACCCCGACATGCCCGCCGCCGTCGCCGACACGGGAGCCTCCGTCGTGCTGAACCACATGCGCGGGAGCTTCGGCAAGATGCAGCAGGACTTCAAGCCCTACAACAATGTGGTGCAGGAAGTCCGCGAAGAACTGCTCGTCCAAGCCGAAAAGCTGATGGCGCTGGGCGTGAAAAAAGAAAAAATCTGCCTCGATCCGGGCATTGGATTCGGGAAAACGGTTCAGGACAACATTGACCTGATGAAATCCGTAGAAAATTTTCTCGATGATGGCTATCCTGTACTGGTCGGCACATCTCGAAAATCTTATATTGGTAAAATGAGTGGCCTCGAAAAGAGCGACCGTCTGATCCCGACCGTCACGGCGGGAATCGTCGCCGCCCTGGGCGGAGCGAGCATCATACGTGTGCACGACGTACTCGAGGCCAAGGAGTCCATGCTCTACCTGGAGGCGCTGCAAAGCGATGGTTCTATTTAA
- the tilS gene encoding tRNA lysidine(34) synthetase TilS, translating into MKSSFAENIRHYGFKRLLLAVSGGLDSICLAHYFIENKEALGIEWLGIAHVHHGLREGTADRDAAFVEEFAKSHNIPFFLKKLDGEALKAMDGSLEENARDARYKALVEIAMSSELSAVSNEEKEIPASAGMTEKNVEPRAPSLEPRTSIVTAHHAGDQAETMFMRLRRGTTLAGLRGIQEIRVLGNSQGVAGLTSEAPLEGVMEDRATGCNQGDTSPLIINHPSSIINHQSKFIYRPFLSVTREDLLAYAREHNLTWCEDESNADVNFARNKVRHESLPQLEKSCPGATAQLCRIASLADRAYKKVLDAADKLYAPAIVPPDTWPFEASCAKYGKVLALDAGALASIPPYPELLRLWLDSRGFRFPVDTFAKPNPIYTGNSQTMRTLSFRTRFIEKCRHIVWIYDSNTILAPSNLYFSNEKQRFSGISGQWRHPQQGDILSPMDMKISPRKLAEWLQEKGIPRWERDSLQVFAQGTRVLFVSGIRTENLKRKGLK; encoded by the coding sequence TTGAAAAGTTCCTTCGCAGAAAATATTCGCCATTATGGTTTCAAGCGCCTGCTGCTTGCGGTTTCGGGCGGGTTAGATTCTATTTGCTTGGCGCATTATTTTATTGAGAACAAAGAGGCTTTGGGTATTGAATGGCTCGGCATTGCACATGTGCATCACGGGCTGCGCGAAGGCACTGCCGACAGGGATGCTGCATTTGTCGAGGAATTTGCGAAGTCGCACAATATTCCGTTTTTCTTGAAAAAGTTGGATGGCGAAGCGCTCAAGGCAATGGACGGCTCGCTCGAAGAAAACGCGAGGGATGCAAGGTACAAGGCGCTGGTCGAAATAGCGATGAGCAGTGAGCTATCAGCAGTGAGCAATGAGGAAAAGGAGATCCCCGCCTCCGCGGGGATGACAGAAAAGAATGTCGAACCTCGTGCCCCGAGCCTCGAGCCTCGTACCTCCATCGTCACGGCTCACCATGCTGGAGACCAGGCAGAGACGATGTTCATGCGCCTCCGCCGCGGCACAACCCTTGCGGGACTAAGGGGAATTCAGGAAATCCGCGTTTTAGGCAATAGCCAGGGCGTTGCGGGGCTGACGTCTGAAGCCCCGCTAGAGGGGGTGATGGAAGACCGTGCAACGGGCTGCAATCAGGGGGATACTTCCCCCCTCATCATCAATCATCCATCATCAATTATCAATCATCAATCAAAATTCATCTACCGTCCTTTCCTTTCCGTTACCCGCGAAGACCTCCTCGCCTACGCCCGCGAGCACAACCTCACCTGGTGCGAAGACGAAAGCAATGCCGACGTAAATTTTGCACGCAACAAGGTGCGGCACGAATCGCTGCCCCAGCTGGAGAAATCCTGCCCCGGCGCGACAGCACAGCTTTGCCGCATCGCAAGCCTTGCCGACCGTGCCTACAAGAAAGTCCTGGACGCTGCGGACAAGCTATACGCCCCCGCCATCGTCCCGCCCGACACCTGGCCATTCGAAGCCTCTTGCGCCAAATACGGCAAGGTCCTCGCACTCGATGCCGGTGCACTCGCCTCCATCCCGCCTTACCCGGAACTTCTGAGGCTGTGGCTGGACTCCCGGGGATTCCGCTTCCCCGTCGACACGTTTGCCAAGCCCAATCCCATCTACACGGGCAATTCCCAGACGATGCGCACGCTCTCGTTCCGCACGCGCTTTATCGAGAAATGTCGCCATATCGTCTGGATTTACGATTCAAACACAATCTTAGCGCCGTCAAATTTGTATTTTTCCAACGAAAAACAAAGATTTTCCGGAATCTCCGGGCAATGGCGTCACCCGCAACAAGGCGACATCCTTAGCCCGATGGATATGAAAATCTCCCCCCGCAAACTTGCCGAATGGTTGCAAGAGAAAGGCATTCCCCGCTGGGAACGCGACTCGCTCCAGGTGTTTGCGCAGGGAACAAGGGTTTTATTCGTATCCGGAATCCGAACAGAGAATTTGAAAAGAAAAGGATTGAAATGA
- the cdaA gene encoding diadenylate cyclase CdaA: MVLFKLFDIIDVRMADILDILLITIILYYVFLLFRGTRAVQMIFGGLLLILAWLLAQWWELNTLVWLLSNLATMGIVAVVILFQPEIRSALTRIGQSVSQANLRSIFFHSSGLDGVTEAICSAVQDLAKNKFGALIVLEKRVGLRNYEETGEILNAKISSRLLRSLFFPNSALHDGAVILNSECIVAAGCILPMPTGNAEGDAGYGMRHRAAKALAAECDAIVIVVSEETGGISIAYRNTLRRKLSIKEVEAEIKRHWKDLFDANKISNLEDN, from the coding sequence ATGGTTCTATTTAAACTGTTCGACATCATCGACGTTCGCATGGCGGATATCCTGGATATCCTCCTTATTACCATCATTTTGTATTACGTATTCCTCCTGTTCCGCGGGACACGCGCCGTACAGATGATTTTCGGCGGTCTCCTGCTCATCCTCGCATGGCTTTTGGCTCAGTGGTGGGAACTCAACACCTTGGTATGGTTGCTGAGTAACCTTGCGACCATGGGTATCGTCGCGGTCGTCATCCTGTTCCAGCCCGAAATCCGAAGCGCCCTCACGCGAATCGGCCAGTCCGTGAGCCAAGCGAACCTCCGCAGCATCTTTTTCCACAGCAGCGGCCTTGACGGCGTGACCGAAGCCATCTGCAGTGCAGTCCAAGATTTGGCCAAGAACAAGTTCGGCGCCCTGATCGTCCTTGAAAAGCGAGTCGGCCTCCGCAACTACGAAGAGACCGGTGAAATCCTCAACGCAAAAATCAGCTCCAGACTGTTGCGCTCGCTATTCTTCCCCAATTCCGCCTTGCACGACGGTGCAGTCATCTTGAACAGCGAATGTATCGTCGCAGCCGGATGTATCCTCCCCATGCCCACAGGCAACGCCGAAGGCGATGCCGGTTACGGTATGCGCCACCGCGCAGCGAAGGCTCTTGCCGCAGAATGCGACGCCATTGTCATCGTCGTATCCGAGGAAACCGGTGGCATTTCCATCGCCTACCGCAACACGCTGCGCCGCAAGCTATCCATCAAGGAAGTGGAAGCCGAAATCAAGCGTCACTGGAAAGACTTGTTCGACGCCAACAAGATTTCCAACCTCGAAGACAACTAA
- a CDS encoding ribonuclease H family protein — MPKVKFYAIKAPEKSQIVTSWAECESLTHGIKGVLFKSFATKAEAEAWIAGIEAPVPAGIRVFVDGSFSPTFAPAGWAYVVVDGDKELARGSGITAFPAESRNIDGEVMASYQAMRWLDANDKNGVICHDYEGIARWAKGEWQAKSNVAQQYVKAVKPYLHRVQFEKVAAHTGVKWNELVDKLAKEAIEKAKKASDKSEKKD, encoded by the coding sequence ATGCCTAAAGTGAAGTTCTACGCCATAAAGGCCCCCGAAAAAAGTCAAATCGTGACTTCGTGGGCCGAATGTGAATCCCTGACGCACGGAATTAAGGGTGTTTTGTTCAAATCTTTTGCGACAAAGGCCGAAGCCGAGGCCTGGATTGCCGGAATCGAGGCTCCGGTCCCTGCCGGGATCCGCGTTTTCGTGGATGGCTCCTTCTCGCCGACTTTCGCTCCGGCCGGGTGGGCTTATGTTGTCGTGGATGGCGACAAGGAACTTGCGCGCGGGTCGGGAATCACGGCGTTCCCCGCCGAAAGCCGCAATATCGACGGCGAGGTGATGGCGAGCTACCAGGCCATGCGCTGGCTCGATGCCAACGACAAGAACGGCGTCATCTGCCACGACTACGAGGGCATTGCCCGCTGGGCCAAGGGAGAATGGCAGGCCAAGAGCAATGTCGCCCAGCAGTACGTAAAGGCGGTCAAGCCCTACCTGCACCGTGTACAGTTCGAAAAGGTGGCGGCCCACACGGGCGTCAAGTGGAACGAACTTGTAGACAAACTAGCTAAAGAGGCTATTGAGAAAGCCAAAAAGGCTTCTGACAAATCGGAGAAAAAAGACTAG
- the hisI gene encoding phosphoribosyl-AMP cyclohydrolase, which translates to MKFEEIIKEIKFEVEFGGVKLAPAIVQDADKGDVLMMAWMNEEALRRTHECGEMVFWSRSRKEYWHKGDTSGNVMTVVEWAADCDSDALLFKVRMQGPQVACHTGARSCFFKKVDSRQ; encoded by the coding sequence ATGAAATTCGAAGAAATCATCAAGGAAATCAAGTTTGAAGTGGAATTCGGCGGCGTGAAACTCGCCCCGGCTATCGTGCAGGACGCCGACAAAGGCGATGTACTCATGATGGCTTGGATGAACGAAGAAGCTCTGCGCCGTACGCACGAATGTGGCGAGATGGTTTTCTGGAGCCGCAGCCGCAAGGAATACTGGCACAAGGGCGACACGAGCGGCAACGTGATGACCGTCGTGGAATGGGCCGCCGACTGCGACAGCGACGCGCTCTTGTTCAAGGTGCGCATGCAGGGGCCGCAGGTGGCATGCCACACGGGAGCGAGGAGTTGCTTTTTTAAAAAAGTAGACAGTAGGCAGTAG
- the ftsH gene encoding ATP-dependent zinc metalloprotease FtsH: MQGKPTSPFKNRNFIVLIIMILLLFVMFPLATNDNNEEMTRTEFLAMMGDSTKVITELSLQRTPDGVIVEGTRMMSDKEIAEAKQQQSAIARFTKAGSEVSNKKHFKTHMLDVTNEMASAWETYKGVKVKVIHESTTWIDTLIAFLPVLLLIAFFWIMTSRQMGGGGKNPFSFGKSQVKQLNNNKKKTMFSDVAGCDEAKQDLQELVEFLKDPKKYDELGGRIPKGALLVGPPGTGKTLLARAVAGEAGVPFFSMSGSDFVEMFVGVGASRVRDLFETGKRNAPCILFIDEIDAVGRQRGAGLGGGHDEREQTLNQLLVEMDGFAANEGVILIAATNRPDVLDKALLRPGRFDRQIVVGLPDLKGREEILKVHLKKRKVPLDKDVDVSAIAKGTPGLAGADLENLVNEAALLAARFNNKKVTMLDFEEARDKLSMGAERRTLLMTDEEKRHTAYHEAGHALMTLLCKHSDPLHKITIIPRGRALGVTMSLPERDQVSYSREYAEERIMIMMSGRLAELIFFNHQSTGASNDIQRATELARKMVTEWGFDDNIGPVCYSRNDGEIFLGREISKPKEMSEKMAEMIDDAINSLIKRMDQAARKLLEENKDKLIDLAEALFEFEVLDREEIDKVMAGEKLTGTKKSRQYQAMEELAEKKKREETPPPDPGKQPPVAPVADAPVSEVQPKPAAGNETATNSVNNTQN; encoded by the coding sequence ATGCAGGGAAAGCCCACCTCCCCCTTCAAGAACAGGAACTTCATCGTCCTGATTATTATGATTTTGCTCCTCTTCGTCATGTTCCCGCTCGCAACGAACGACAACAACGAAGAAATGACGCGCACGGAATTCCTCGCCATGATGGGCGACTCCACCAAGGTCATTACCGAGCTCTCATTGCAAAGGACTCCCGACGGTGTGATTGTCGAGGGCACCCGCATGATGAGCGACAAGGAAATCGCCGAGGCCAAGCAGCAACAGAGCGCCATCGCCCGCTTTACCAAGGCCGGCAGCGAGGTTTCGAATAAGAAGCATTTCAAGACCCACATGCTCGATGTCACAAACGAGATGGCATCGGCATGGGAAACCTACAAGGGCGTCAAAGTCAAGGTCATCCACGAATCGACCACATGGATTGACACTCTGATTGCATTCCTCCCGGTCCTCCTCCTCATCGCATTCTTCTGGATCATGACGAGCAGGCAGATGGGCGGCGGCGGCAAGAACCCGTTCAGTTTCGGCAAGAGCCAAGTGAAGCAGTTGAACAACAACAAGAAAAAGACCATGTTCAGCGATGTCGCTGGCTGCGACGAGGCCAAGCAGGACCTGCAGGAACTCGTAGAATTTTTGAAAGATCCGAAAAAGTACGACGAACTCGGTGGACGCATTCCGAAGGGTGCGCTGCTTGTCGGCCCTCCGGGTACCGGCAAGACGTTGCTTGCCCGTGCAGTCGCAGGCGAAGCCGGCGTGCCGTTCTTCAGCATGTCGGGTTCGGACTTTGTGGAAATGTTCGTAGGCGTAGGCGCAAGCCGCGTGCGCGACTTGTTCGAGACCGGCAAGAGGAACGCGCCCTGCATTTTGTTCATCGACGAAATTGACGCCGTGGGTCGCCAGCGTGGCGCAGGCCTCGGTGGCGGGCACGACGAACGCGAACAGACGCTCAATCAGTTGCTCGTGGAAATGGACGGTTTCGCTGCAAACGAAGGCGTCATCCTGATTGCTGCCACCAACCGCCCCGACGTGCTCGACAAGGCTTTGCTGCGTCCGGGACGTTTCGACAGGCAAATCGTGGTCGGGCTGCCCGACCTGAAGGGCCGCGAAGAGATTTTGAAAGTTCACCTGAAAAAGAGAAAGGTTCCGCTGGACAAGGACGTAGACGTTTCGGCCATCGCGAAGGGAACGCCGGGGCTTGCCGGCGCCGACCTCGAAAACCTGGTGAACGAAGCAGCCCTCCTCGCCGCACGCTTCAACAACAAGAAGGTGACGATGCTCGACTTCGAGGAAGCACGCGACAAACTCAGCATGGGCGCCGAACGCCGCACCCTCCTGATGACCGACGAGGAAAAGCGCCACACGGCCTACCACGAAGCGGGCCACGCCCTCATGACGCTTTTGTGCAAGCACAGCGACCCGCTCCACAAGATTACAATTATCCCGCGCGGCCGCGCCCTCGGCGTGACCATGAGTCTGCCCGAACGCGACCAGGTAAGCTACAGCCGCGAATACGCCGAAGAACGCATCATGATCATGATGTCCGGCCGTCTCGCCGAACTCATCTTCTTCAACCACCAGAGCACGGGGGCCAGCAACGACATCCAGCGCGCCACCGAACTCGCCCGCAAGATGGTCACGGAATGGGGATTCGACGACAACATCGGCCCGGTATGCTACAGCCGTAACGACGGAGAAATCTTCCTCGGCCGCGAGATCAGCAAGCCCAAGGAAATGTCCGAAAAGATGGCCGAGATGATCGACGACGCCATCAACAGCCTCATCAAGCGTATGGACCAGGCCGCACGCAAGCTCCTCGAAGAGAACAAGGACAAGCTCATCGACCTCGCCGAAGCGCTGTTCGAATTCGAAGTGCTCGACCGCGAAGAAATCGACAAGGTCATGGCGGGCGAAAAGCTCACCGGCACCAAGAAGAGCCGCCAGTACCAGGCCATGGAGGAACTCGCCGAGAAGAAAAAGCGCGAGGAAACTCCCCCGCCTGATCCGGGAAAGCAGCCGCCCGTGGCCCCCGTAGCCGACGCGCCCGTAAGCGAAGTGCAGCCCAAGCCTGCGGCCGGGAACGAGACCGCCACCAATTCCGTCAACAATACCCAGAACTAA
- a CDS encoding PHP domain-containing protein, translating into MQKGSTIITESGGFADLHLHTKLSDGNLEVEELLRLCKRKGLRCISITDHDNLDSFKLAEEPAKQIGLEIIPGIEISAVWQSKDIHILGYFCDPTNLALNMELEDFAKQRVSRAKAIIKKLNALGIDITFEKVNSYCKGKVIGRPHIAMSLVDEEYISNFSEAFSKYLGDGCVAFVEKKGLNPQQTIRLIENAGGIAVLAHPYKSGLSDEFIENMVEWGIQGIEVYSPAQKGAVARKYKDMAHKYGLIGTGGSDFHTESGTYPPGCMKMPYSVVQALRERREKSRAEWY; encoded by the coding sequence ATGCAAAAGGGATCCACCATCATCACCGAAAGCGGTGGGTTCGCGGACTTGCACCTCCACACAAAGCTCTCCGACGGAAACCTGGAAGTTGAAGAACTGCTCCGGCTCTGCAAGCGCAAGGGACTGCGCTGCATTTCCATCACCGACCACGACAACCTCGACTCGTTCAAGCTGGCCGAAGAACCCGCAAAGCAAATCGGGCTCGAAATCATCCCGGGCATTGAAATTTCTGCCGTGTGGCAAAGCAAGGACATCCATATCCTGGGGTACTTCTGCGACCCGACGAACCTCGCCCTGAACATGGAGCTCGAGGACTTCGCCAAGCAGAGAGTGAGCCGCGCCAAGGCCATCATCAAGAAACTGAATGCGCTCGGCATCGACATCACGTTCGAAAAGGTGAATTCCTACTGCAAGGGGAAAGTCATCGGGCGACCGCACATTGCCATGTCCTTGGTCGACGAAGAATATATCTCGAACTTTTCCGAAGCCTTCTCGAAATACCTCGGGGACGGCTGCGTCGCCTTCGTCGAGAAGAAGGGACTCAACCCGCAACAGACCATCCGCCTCATCGAAAACGCCGGCGGCATCGCCGTGCTTGCCCACCCGTACAAGTCCGGGCTCAGCGACGAGTTCATCGAGAACATGGTGGAATGGGGCATCCAGGGTATCGAGGTCTACAGCCCCGCCCAGAAGGGCGCCGTGGCTCGCAAGTACAAAGACATGGCTCACAAGTACGGGCTCATCGGCACAGGAGGTTCCGACTTCCACACCGAAAGCGGCACATACCCGCCCGGTTGCATGAAGATGCCTTACAGTGTAGTCCAGGCGCTTCGCGAAAGGCGCGAAAAATCCCGTGCGGAATGGTACTAA
- a CDS encoding histidine-type phosphatase, with the protein MKFQATLFISAFLACSIFAQTDSVQGDIIKDFRKLGSNYYAYPTPEAKYTKAPAGYKPFYLSHYGRHGSRFHQPADHYHDLYNTLAKADSAGKLTDLGKNLLERAKYLDEYAAPRAGDLTQLGVAQHQGIAKRMVKNFPEVFKNDAYIEAYASTSVRCVVSMAAFLEELRAQKPKLDIHQESGKYLMSFISPLDFGKIIGESNTPAWQKENEKLYSHVDPTRMMRAIFNDTSYIKKKVNAGDLYSKIYEIGNSLQGSPEIEFNFDDLWTAEDKFERWRAQNAWWYSVLGNNPFAKKQGLENARPLLKNFLEVADKVIAADTTKVDKTAAKNAPKKTSATLRFGHDTVIFPFAVLLQLENGTQNTGIETADMENLHKVWRDYEISPMAANVQFVFYKSSKKGTPILVKVMLNEIEQKLPVTCDSTTVKNCPAAPYYRWEDVRAFYGK; encoded by the coding sequence ATGAAATTTCAGGCAACCCTTTTTATTTCTGCCTTTTTGGCGTGCTCGATTTTTGCGCAAACGGACTCGGTCCAAGGCGATATCATCAAGGACTTCCGCAAGTTGGGCAGCAACTACTACGCCTATCCCACTCCTGAAGCCAAGTACACCAAGGCCCCCGCTGGGTACAAGCCCTTCTACCTGAGTCACTACGGCAGGCACGGCAGCCGTTTCCACCAGCCCGCCGACCACTATCACGACCTTTACAATACACTGGCCAAAGCCGATTCCGCAGGCAAGCTCACCGATCTGGGCAAGAACCTGCTTGAACGCGCCAAGTATCTGGACGAATACGCCGCCCCGCGTGCAGGTGACCTCACTCAGCTCGGCGTTGCGCAGCACCAGGGCATCGCGAAACGCATGGTCAAGAACTTCCCTGAAGTTTTCAAGAACGACGCCTACATCGAAGCCTACGCGAGCACCAGCGTACGTTGCGTCGTGAGCATGGCCGCCTTCCTCGAAGAACTGCGCGCCCAGAAGCCCAAGCTCGACATCCACCAGGAATCGGGCAAATACCTCATGAGCTTCATCAGTCCGCTCGACTTCGGTAAAATCATCGGCGAATCGAATACACCCGCATGGCAAAAAGAAAACGAAAAGCTTTACAGCCACGTTGACCCGACACGCATGATGCGCGCCATCTTCAACGACACGAGTTACATCAAGAAGAAGGTGAATGCTGGCGACCTTTACAGCAAGATTTACGAAATCGGCAACAGCCTCCAAGGCAGCCCCGAAATTGAGTTCAACTTCGATGACTTATGGACCGCCGAAGACAAGTTCGAACGCTGGCGCGCACAGAACGCCTGGTGGTACAGCGTTCTCGGCAACAATCCCTTCGCCAAGAAACAGGGACTCGAAAACGCAAGGCCGCTCCTGAAGAACTTCCTTGAAGTTGCAGACAAGGTAATCGCAGCGGATACAACAAAGGTCGACAAGACCGCGGCAAAGAACGCTCCGAAGAAAACGTCCGCGACGCTCCGCTTTGGCCACGACACCGTCATCTTCCCGTTCGCCGTCTTGTTGCAACTGGAAAACGGCACACAGAATACCGGCATCGAAACCGCCGACATGGAAAACCTGCACAAGGTCTGGCGCGACTACGAAATCAGCCCGATGGCCGCAAACGTGCAATTTGTATTCTACAAGTCCAGCAAGAAGGGCACCCCGATTTTGGTGAAGGTGATGCTTAACGAAATCGAACAGAAACTGCCTGTGACATGCGATTCCACGACCGTCAAAAACTGCCCCGCCGCCCCCTATTACCGCTGGGAAGACGTGAGAGCTTTCTACGGGAAATAA
- a CDS encoding thioredoxin-like domain-containing protein, with protein sequence MNSLFKVSLVALAFSSAGFAAPWLGVTFKKAQYENHLALAVVGVHPNSGCFSIGLAAGDTIIGIEGKKLESVAQLQDIVSKGKAGQKMSVEYIHGGKRIKKDAKLTERPDDISSLTGSAIGSKIAEFGKNFYQNGDKRLAKPKATLLDFWATWCGPCRKTLPVLASVYNKYSSKGLEVIGVANESVSVLNQFYNTQHASPYPLYRDADQSLWRRYGISAVPTLMLLDGNGYIKRVWSGAPSEAMVEKLVLEILNENP encoded by the coding sequence ATGAATAGTTTGTTCAAAGTTTCTCTTGTGGCACTTGCATTTTCGAGTGCCGGATTTGCTGCTCCTTGGCTCGGTGTTACGTTTAAGAAGGCCCAGTACGAAAATCATCTTGCGCTTGCTGTGGTTGGTGTGCATCCGAATTCGGGTTGCTTTTCGATTGGCCTTGCTGCTGGGGATACGATTATTGGTATCGAAGGGAAAAAACTGGAATCGGTAGCCCAATTGCAGGACATTGTTTCTAAGGGCAAGGCTGGGCAGAAGATGTCTGTCGAGTATATTCATGGGGGCAAACGGATCAAGAAAGATGCGAAACTCACCGAGAGGCCCGATGACATCAGCAGCCTGACAGGTTCGGCTATCGGTAGCAAGATTGCCGAGTTCGGCAAGAACTTCTACCAGAACGGGGACAAACGGTTGGCCAAGCCCAAGGCGACGTTGCTCGATTTCTGGGCGACCTGGTGTGGCCCGTGCCGCAAGACGCTTCCGGTGCTTGCGAGTGTTTACAACAAATATTCGTCGAAGGGGCTCGAGGTTATTGGTGTCGCAAACGAATCGGTGAGCGTGCTGAACCAGTTCTACAATACGCAGCATGCGTCCCCTTATCCGCTTTACCGCGATGCCGACCAGAGCCTGTGGCGGAGGTACGGGATCAGTGCTGTGCCGACGCTGATGTTACTGGACGGGAATGGCTATATCAAGCGCGTGTGGAGCGGAGCTCCGAGCGAAGCTATGGTTGAAAAACTCGTTCTTGAAATCTTGAACGAAAATCCCTAA
- a CDS encoding SUMF1/EgtB/PvdO family nonheme iron enzyme encodes MKNEEHSDINEQQKKSRKKKNLVILALMFLLLLCLFIVQCHLEKMKQDALRRQQETEEEARQKFILDSLRALEMYNDSVLNAKRIADSIAQAEAARIADSIRIADSLAALKGNTNWDSLRHVRDSLKHIQDSLAALEKARADSLARIADSLAALEKARQDSLEKKRIQDSIRAADQIPPNAEIVPPAGRYYDPIKLKVKCDEIKCKTYLSVGDTLHPVDASKAVDYNKTGSVFFQAEDSVGNRTKWEEAKYDMASDNFCGKNAYPVPVGGKTVCVDAYEYPNVADENPKDMVSREEAAALCEKEGKHLCSLEEWQAACRGKDKTRYSYGDAYKPSKCNTNTNAAKRSGRKEQCRSWWGMYDMNGNLWEWTSTTHKQHPDKYLVAGGAWNTNNGSHCGESKFSFYPQNQYPSVGFRCCK; translated from the coding sequence GTGAAGAACGAAGAGCATTCCGACATTAACGAACAGCAGAAAAAAAGCCGCAAGAAGAAGAACCTTGTCATTCTCGCATTGATGTTCCTTTTGCTGCTCTGCCTTTTTATTGTGCAATGCCACCTGGAAAAGATGAAGCAGGACGCGCTGCGCAGGCAGCAAGAGACCGAGGAAGAAGCGCGCCAGAAGTTCATTTTGGACAGCCTCCGCGCTCTGGAAATGTATAACGACAGCGTGCTCAACGCCAAGCGCATCGCCGACAGCATCGCCCAGGCCGAAGCGGCCCGTATCGCGGACAGCATCCGCATCGCCGACTCCCTCGCTGCGCTCAAGGGAAATACCAACTGGGACAGCCTGCGCCATGTGCGCGACAGCCTCAAGCACATCCAGGACTCTCTCGCCGCTCTTGAAAAGGCTCGCGCCGATAGCCTCGCCCGTATAGCCGACTCGCTTGCCGCCCTCGAAAAAGCCCGTCAGGACTCCCTCGAGAAAAAACGCATCCAGGACAGCATCCGCGCCGCCGACCAGATTCCACCGAACGCAGAAATCGTACCGCCCGCCGGCAGGTACTACGACCCCATCAAGCTGAAGGTCAAGTGCGACGAAATCAAGTGCAAGACATACCTCTCCGTCGGTGACACGCTGCACCCCGTCGATGCAAGCAAGGCCGTGGACTACAACAAGACTGGCAGCGTATTTTTCCAGGCCGAGGACTCTGTCGGCAACCGCACCAAGTGGGAAGAAGCCAAGTACGACATGGCCTCGGACAACTTCTGCGGCAAGAACGCCTACCCCGTGCCCGTCGGTGGTAAGACCGTCTGCGTAGACGCCTACGAATACCCGAACGTCGCCGACGAGAACCCGAAGGACATGGTCAGCCGCGAAGAAGCCGCCGCCCTCTGCGAAAAAGAAGGCAAACACCTCTGCTCGCTGGAAGAATGGCAAGCTGCCTGCCGCGGTAAAGACAAGACGCGCTATTCCTACGGCGACGCCTACAAGCCGAGCAAGTGTAACACCAACACGAACGCAGCCAAGCGCAGCGGTCGCAAGGAACAGTGCCGCAGCTGGTGGGGCATGTACGACATGAACGGCAACCTCTGGGAATGGACGTCCACCACGCACAAGCAGCACCCGGACAAGTACCTGGTGGCCGGCGGTGCATGGAATACGAATAACGGAAGCCACTGCGGCGAAAGCAAGTTCAGCTTCTACCCGCAGAACCAGTACCCGAGTGTCGGGTTCCGTTGCTGTAAGTAA